In Coffea arabica cultivar ET-39 chromosome 9e, Coffea Arabica ET-39 HiFi, whole genome shotgun sequence, the genomic window TTCTAGTCACCACACAGATGCTGCCCACCTACACAGGCAACATGCGCACacacccacacacacacacactctctctctctctctccctccctttACACAGAGATGATACAGTTAGAAACGTTGAATGCAATCTTAATCAGTCTTGATTTCTATGCTGTAGAGGGATACAGTTAGAGCAGCTTCAGAGTTTGCAAAAAGAAATCAGTTACCCCCGCGTATACAAGATCAAATGTTAGCCCACGTATGCCTTAAGTTCAAAACAGAGGGCCTAAAACAAGAAGAAACCTTGAATGGCCTCCCCAAAGCCATCCGTTTAAGCATTGCTCACTACTTATTTTTCCCCATCGTCCAAAGCGTGTACCTTTTCCAGGGCGTTTCATATGATTTCATCTTCCAATTGGTATTGTACCTTTCACtgttttcatttatttcatttttcccttcTTAAGCAGAAGATTTAGTTCACCTTTAACGATTGACCTTATGTAAATAAATCATCAATGCGTGGAAAAGGAAGCTTCTTTACTTTACGGGTTATCAAATTTGGTAACAATAGAATGTATTCTGCTGTTGGAAGGTTCCTGAAATGGAAGCAGAATACTTTCCTCCCAAGGAAGATGTTATACTGCAGAATGAGACCCCAACAGATCTGTACATATTAGTTTCTGGTGCAGTGGTAAGTAGTCTTGTAACCATCTTTGGCATGTTTTAGGTATTCACCAGTTTATGGTTTTATGTATATTCCTAATTCACGAAATTCATGGTTGCAGGATTTGATAGCCAAAGTTGATGGCCATGATCAGGTAAATTGATTTCCAGCAGCATATTCATCCTTaaaattttgcagaaaaaaGAGTCTAACCTAGCATCCCTTGTACATGAAGGTTCTTGGAAAGGCTGTCACAGGGGAAATCTTTGGAGAAATAGCTGTTTTGTGTGGAAGACCCCAGCCGTTCACTGTTAGAACCACTGAAGTTTCTCAACTACTACGACTCAACAGGACTGCATTGATGAATATGCTTCAAGCAAATGCAGAAGATAAACATGTAACTTTGGACAATCTTTTTCAGGTGATGTTGCAGATGCATTTAACTATATGTTAGCCCCCGCATCCTGGAAGATCAAACCTAATATCATAGCATTCACGAATTTACCAACAGAAATTCAAAGGTTCGGGAAGCTTAGGCTACACTGAGCAGCAAACTGATGGTCTGGTACACAGTGACTGGCTTCATGGAGGACCAAAAGGAGCAACTCAGATGCATGCTGGCCATGAAAATACTCTGCATGCCAATTTAGAGACATTGAATATGGTGGATTGCAATATTCGTAGTTCAGAAGCTATGAAGGAGAAACAACTAGGATATTGTTGTGATAGCAGTAAATATGGTGAGAATATGGAGTTAACGGATGATGATGGCCAAACTGCACCCATTAAAGCTGTTTGCGAGGGTCACCTTGAAATGGTTAAAATTTTGCTAGAAAGAGGGATATGTGTCAACAAACAAGATGCAACAGCACTGACACCGATTGCTCTAGCAGAACAAGAAGCAAACAAAAGAATATACGGCCTTTCCTCCAgtaacaaaaacagagaaaaaccAGATGAGCACAAAATGGAGCTTCTTGTACCTGAAAAGGCAAAAATAACAGGGATAGGTCCATTTAAACCAACCAAAATTAGGCCACCGAACTGTCCCAAACTTTTCCACAGAAATCCAATAGATATTAGCTCAAGTAATATTAAATGTCTGAGTCATAGTGATATTACAGAATTCACCAGGAAGAGAGTCACCCTTTATATGAAGATTCAACAACATAACACAGGGCAGAAGCTGTTAGGGAAGCTAATACTCCTACCAGATTCAGTGGAAGAAGTGCTCAGGATAGCAGGTAAGCTTTTTACCTTAAAATGGGATTGAATTAAACCTgaaatgtgaaataaaaagactCATAAATGCAATTAACACAAAATAAGCTAAATACAAAGTGTTACTTTTTGTATACACTTTACTGGGGGATGTGGTTTTGTCCCACTGATAGCTAAATAGTAGACTTTGCAAAGTAAAAGAGTAAAAGAATGTCATTTGATATTCAAGCACTGTCGAATTGCAGGTGACAAATTTGGAGGTCAGAACTTCACAAAAGTTCAAAATGCAGAAGATGCAGAAATAGAAGACGTAAATGTCATCCGGGATGGTGACCATTTGTTTTTCAGCTCCTAGCAATTGCAAAAGCATAGAGCCTGATGACCTAACAATCATGAAGCTGAAGTGTAATGTAAATAAA contains:
- the LOC113710300 gene encoding potassium channel KAT1-like is translated as MLFSYAKNFLKRFCVDDYLLNAKTDSCFFSTDLLPSLGVRINQATKLRKRIISPFNPRYRAWEMFLVILVIYSAWISPFEFAFLTYKQDALSIFDNIVNTFFAIDIFLTFFVAYLDSESYLLVDNPKAIAVRYISTWFIFDVCSTVPFQSISLLFTHHSGGLGFKVLSMLRLWRLRRVSSLFARLEKDIRFSYFWTRCTKLISVTLFAVHCAGCFYYMIAARYPDPKGTWIGSVYPNFKELSLWDRYVTAIYWSIVTLTTTGYGDFHAENPREMLFDIFYMLFNLGLTSYIIGNMTNLVVHWTSRTRNFRDTVRAASEFAKRNQLPPRIQDQMLAHVCLKFKTEGLKQEETLNGLPKAIRLSIAHYLFFPIVQSVYLFQGVSYDFIFQLVPEMEAEYFPPKEDVILQNETPTDLYILVSGAVDLIAKVDGHDQVLGKAVTGEIFGEIAVLCGRPQPFTVRTTEVSQLLRLNRTALMNMLQANAEDKHVTLDNLFQKFKGSGSLGYTEQQTDGLVHSDWLHGGPKGATQMHAGHENTLHANLETLNMVDCNIRSSEAMKEKQLGYCCDSSKYGENMELTDDDGQTAPIKAVCEGHLEMVKILLERGICVNKQDATALTPIALAEQEANKRIYGLSSSNKNREKPDEHKMELLVPEKAKITGIGPFKPTKIRPPNCPKLFHRNPIDISSSNIKCLSHSDITEFTRKRVTLYMKIQQHNTGQKLLGKLILLPDSVEEVLRIAGDKFGGQNFTKVQNAEDAEIEDVNVIRDGDHLFFSS